The DNA sequence ATTGGAGGAAATCatcgagaaagaaaaagagttcGAGAAGCAGTGCAGCAGTGAAGACTcagacaaaaaggaaaaggcgGAGAAAGATCGGAAAAATGGCGAAGAAATGCGCCAGGAATCGCTCGAAACCTTTGctcaaacgaaaaaaagaaaggttttgAATAGCGAGGAAGATGACATAGAGACACTAAAGGTCAGGAAGAACCGACGATCTGGTGCAGATACCCTTGCATATCTTAAAGAGAAGTCAGACAAGGAAATGGAAGTGAAGAAAGAGGAATTACAGATAAAGAAGAAAGTACAGAAAGAACAACTAATGGAACAGAGAAGTATGAGACAGCAGCAGGCTCACATGGTCGAGGCTTTTAGCGCCATGCAGCAATCAATGCAGAGGCAGCTGCAACAGCAAACTGAGCTGgagcaacaacagcagcaacaaaaCGGTcaattaataatgatgatgatgcaaatgatacaaaatatgaaaaacaactaGAACATTTATTTCACTAGCTTTTTACGGGAGGAAGTGAATAAATTGTTGTGTTGAACTCAAGCAAGTCAGCTGTTTCTGCTTACGTTTTTTATGTTTGAGGTTTGGTTATAATTGGCTACGCTCCAGCCCCATACCCAATTTGCTTTGTCAATGTCACTGGTAACACCAAAGTGACAGTTACATGTCTCGTTGCTTCCTATCtttattataaattttttaGCAATAAATGTTTGTTAGTTACAGACTTGAAGTGTAATGTTGCCTTGACGGCTTTTTTCAACAGTACCCACTCCCCTTTATGAGCTATAGAGTTGTGTCACCCAAATTAGATTAAAGTTTGAGGCCGGCCTGATACTAGACATACGGTCAGCAATCTTTGATAGTTAACCTTAAAAATGGCAGGTCTGACATTTGGTGGGAAAATGCACTTCGTTTGGCCTAAATGGCCACCTCACACCCACCAACCCgtaaacaagacaaaaaattcCGCACACTTTACTTCTGGTGCTTAAAATAAGACACTAGCATAACGTTCAAATGGCGTACACGCAATGAGAACCACCTTCAGTTTCTGTGAGGTTACTTTTGTAAGCTGCACTGACTAAAATCAACATAGTTCAAACTGTTTTTATGTTTAGCCAATGTCACTGAAAATAAACTTGCAGTGATTGTGGGTATAAGCCAAAATATGACGATGTTAGGGACTGGTAAAGACAAGTGCGGGCATTTGTCAGTAAGCCGCACACGATGTACATTTAACCAACTGCGCTTCAacgaattttcaaattcttcttAAAATCCATAAAAGCGAAGTAGTTTATAATGTCCCCAAAAACCCACTCCACTGATGCTCTAACAGGACTCATTGCAGTGTTGTACTCATTCTGTATAGCGGTGATCCTGACTCCTTTGAATGGTCCTTGGAGGTGTCTGTTAATGGGGTAAGCCGGATCCCCATAAACACACAAAGGTTGTCCAAGAGGAGAGAACGAGTGACGTTGTAAGTCGGCGAGTAAACCTGACACTGCCAGCATGCCGCTGTCATGTCTTCTTCCCTCGACTGGGCCAAAGAGGTTAGCTATCAAACCATTTGGGGCCACAATTGActgaaattttattgcatggaCCCTCTTGTGCCCGTTGTACAGAACTCTTTGATTTTTCCCAGGCCTAGAAACTGGCATGACTGTTCCATCGATAAAACCCCAGCAATTAGGAAGTGGAGCCCAAGTAGCATGAATTACATCGGCATAATTCTGAAGACTTGCCTGAGAGAGCCATGGCTGGTTAAAACTTCGTAAACGGTGGTTGTGTGTTTGATAAATGAAATCCATCACTTGAGTGGATATCCTACAAAGTTGAGGGACAGGTCTCGCAAACCTTGGCAGCATATCTGAATATCTACAAGCGTATGCAAATCGCTTAGGAAACATACAAAGAGCTTCGATCCCATGGACAACAAGACGATTATAATCAAAtaaagatatgatcctcgcacttgctggacaatttgagcaattgtctcatgaaccttaaaaattcaggtgacttgacgggattcgaacccatgacctctgcgatgccggtgcagtgctctaatcAACTGAGCCACGAAGTCACACACAGTtcagagcaggtcaatttgttgggctcatgttttcccgttaAAGGAATGTAGTGTGACGATTATAGCATTGTATGACGATTATAGCATTGTATTTGATCCGGAATCTGCAACACTTCAGCAAGAAGGTATACGTCCCTCTTGTAGAATCTGAATTCTGCCTTGCATTCATCGTCATTTAAAAGATCCAGGTCAAACTGTTCATAACTCCAATACGGTAGCTCAAGGTTGCTTGACTTGTTTAAATGATATAAGAGCAAACATTCTTCTTCGCTTATCAAATTATCGCTGTGAGCAAACAGCAACATATCTCTAGTTTCTCTTAAAGAGGGCATAGCGTATAAAGTTATCACTGATTATTAATATTTaggttttaaaatgaataatttgacaaaaaaaacgtAACAGACCGATTAACAAAGACAACTCTAGACCGAGAATTGTGTTTTGTATTTCGCGCCAAAAGTACGGAACGCCGTCCTGAAAACCATTGTTGCGTAATGTACCTTGACAGTCGACAGAACTAGGTTGTCGTCCCAATTCCTTTCGGTCGCGAACGCCGTCGTCAGACACTCCCGTCGTCACTGCGTAAAGTCCCTattacttggatggttgaccgcctggaaatacctcgtgttgtacacttttttttttccatcccACCATTGAATTGCTTTGGCTGTTTCAGAAcatgagttttgttttgtcaagcgagcgtgaaaatcaaattgtcgttactatcggtgcattgttacatcacattcatgttgagttctaaataagaatggtttgcttgctttccacagtgtttgttacgtactttttagagatatgAGAGGAAGCTTGAAAGAATAAAactctatgaaaagacatatTAAGATACAAACTTAAGAACGATGAGTTAACTGCAGtggttgtttaaaaaaggtcaacatttacaaacgcttcttgtccacgatcacatcACATGTAAAGGACcaggactcgtttggttgctctctgtgtcatccgtggatatcttgcattgtttaggtcatccagatctaggttaaccCTATTGTTTTTGCtgacaggtttatctgttagtgttggggtattttgctaaaaattgaaggtgatttatagttgtcaaaaattgaccgttttttctttgggaacgccaatatggcaagcATTTACTAACGTTCCTTGTCTACggtcataccacagggaaaggaCTGGGTCTCTCTGGATCCCCAACCCCGATAACCATATAACCCTGATTAAgacaaaaaatgataaattcaATACCCTGTTTAAGGCAAAAATCCCGAAAAGCATACCCTGGCTGGCCGCACATCCCCATTGAGCCCTTACAAGGGAGTACCCCCCCAGGGGAATTCTTTGATGTGCAAAAAGTTACATCTCGTAGTGAATAACTGCTAAAGTGTTGGCCTTCATGACCTAAATTCAATCAATACTCGCATGGTCAAAGAGCAATAATCtgttgttaaaaaaagtaTCCTCCTGGATATACCTTAGCATGATGCTGAATTGTTGATATCCGCGAGAAAAACAAGTCTTAACTCACGGTTTTTTCCCTTTGCAGGTTTTCTGAATTTCTT is a window from the Acropora palmata chromosome 14, jaAcrPala1.3, whole genome shotgun sequence genome containing:
- the LOC141866266 gene encoding uncharacterized protein LOC141866266, whose product is MTEEEKGSGIASPELTSVEAALEEIIEKEKEFEKQCSSEDSDKKEKAEKDRKNGEEMRQESLETFAQTKKRKVLNSEEDDIETLKVRKNRRSGADTLAYLKEKSDKEMEVKKEELQIKKKVQKEQLMEQRSMRQQQAHMVEAFSAMQQSMQRQLQQQTELEQQQQQQNGQLIMMMMQMIQNMKNN
- the LOC141865428 gene encoding uncharacterized protein LOC141865428, which gives rise to MPSLRETRDMLLFAHSDNLISEEECLLLYHLNKSSNLELPYWSYEQFDLDLLNDDECKAEFRFYKRDVYLLAEVLQIPDQIQCYNRLVVHGIEALCMFPKRFAYACRYSDMLPRFARPVPQLCRISTQVMDFIYQTHNHRLRSFNQPWLSQASLQNYADVIHATWAPLPNCWGFIDGTVMPVSRPGKNQRVLYNGHKRVHAIKFQSIVAPNGLIANLFGPVEGRRHDSGMLAVSGLLADLQRHSFSPLGQPLCVYGDPAYPINRHLQGPFKGVRITAIQNEYNTAMSPVRASVEWVFGDIINYFAFMDFKKNLKIR